The Gouania willdenowi chromosome 14, fGouWil2.1, whole genome shotgun sequence nucleotide sequence attttatacagactttgtagaaaataaatgaagggaaccgtggcaagatttattaccaaaataaacgtgggggtgaaagtaactatctAACTGAGCTAAATTTGactttgtacttgagtattttatactACTtattctacttgagtaggatatattagtactctttacacctccgACCCATCCccaaaccttaaccctacctaaccccaaaaatgccaacatagctccaaagttgtcataatttagcaaatgaagcataatgtcagccttatgtataaaacttcaagtaaagtgttaccatacaAAGTTTGAAAAATGATTTCCCAGCACATTAACCACTTCCATCCCTCTGTTCACCTCCCGTACCTGGAGTCTTGGCTGCAGACGGGTGTCCAATGGTTCGGTGGTTCACCGGCCTGATGCGGAACTGGTAGGTTACGGTCGGTGTCAGCCGTCCCACCGTGTGTATCCTAACATCTGGATCCTGGAGGAAGATGTGGGACCAGGATGGAGTGCTGGTCCTCCCGTTCCAGCTATTCCCCTCCTCCTTGGAGGAGTCGTTGCTCGTCCTTCGTCCCGGTTTCTCAGACACCCATCGCTGCTCCAGGAGGAAACCTGTCCATCCTCCTTGTTCCTCGTTCTGTACTTGCCACTCTAAGTCCACCTCCATGCGCTGTCGGCTGTTATACGCTGCTCTGAGCAGGGTGGCATTGGGTGGCATGGGGTACCCTGGCACAAAGAcaagacaaaaagacaactacTAATGAGTGTGGTCATGACTTCAAACCAAAAATATCAAACACCTTTCGTCTCATACAACTCATGTTGTTGCAGTGTTGGGCAAAACCACCTTTCagaaatgattgattgattgttgtatatatatctgtattatacttgtatatttgtatttttgtattattattatttatcttatttattttatactgtaatgtgtgtactTATTTAAtctttacttaattatgtacatttttctttctttctttttctttctttgttttgtgtttattctttttatttgtaatatttcttgtaTCTCTGTAACACAAGCAATTTCcacctgggataaataaagtatttctgattctgattatggCTATTTTTTGTTGTGCAGCTCAAAATGTCTCAGACTTTATGGTTGAAAAATACTTCTAACCACCTATAATGTGCACATGTTGGTTCAAAACTAATGCATCTTCAGCACAtgcgtcaaactcaaggtctgggCGCCAAATTTGGCCAATTAAAGAATCTAAGTCGGCTAGCAGGAGGAAGGAAAAATCACAAAGTAAACAATAAttgttgtgtaaatgaccaaaataTCCATATCAAGGTATGCGGTCAGCTTTAGGCTTGACTCAGGGAAGAGGACGCCCCCTGCCTTGCATAGTCCCGTGGGCTGCGTCAATGTAAGAACCAGGCTTTTACGTGATTTGGAATGGGACAGGTGTGCACCAGTGGCTGGGAACAATAAACTCACTCAAGGGGCTGAGAATCCATCAAGGAAAGGGAGGACGTTTGAGAgagctcaggcttgatcaccctgtagctgcccacctttgatgagggtgccTAGTGTTTAAAAGGCCAaaacaccccctgattcaaTGGTATACTACTAATGATGCGTCCCAAATTTACGTCCTTTCTAcatctgagacacagctccAACACCACTTtcaaatggtaaacctcatgAGACttccatcttttggcacaaaggacgGTTTAACATCACGTCCTGTGTTTAATGATTCTGATGTAGCTACAGTATCTCAGTCCTTTCAAACTAACAAATTCATTTAAACTCTACAGCATATCTTGGGCCTTATTTACACAATTGCAGTCATTCTTAATCACAATCTAATCACAATTGTGGAAGAAAACCTTCCCGTTTTCTAAAACCTGCAATTTCCCAAAAACAACCCCACAAAATTGCTCTGAAATTGctgacaaaattacacaattttCAAGACAATATCTAACACCGAcatctgtcattttttgggggggatatTGTAGGTGCTTTACATATTGTTTATATCACAAGTTCAAATGAGGGCACACAAATGTGGgaattttttcatcttttgtatttattgctgtaaattttctatattctctatattttctgtattcatattttatatcaACCCTGTTTGCAGTTTGTCTTTAAATGTGGCTGGAAAACCTAATTTCCCTGAGGGAGCCTTCCCATGAGATCAATACAGttatttctatctatctatccatccatccatccatccatccatccatcctgtggcccactttagatcaaatcACTCCGTATTAGAGTATGACATCTCTGATCTACAGCAAGTGACATGCTGTAAAGAGTGTCTGGGCGGGGCCAAAAGGaaatttttcattaaatatatagaccgtctttAGATTcgaacatatacaataatgattATAACATAACTGATAATGTTGAATTCAAATGCTCCCCCTGTAACTCGCGTATGGGTTTGAATAAATTTAACTCACTTTTGACCACTAACGTGATGTTGACGTCTGTCCCCCCCACGGCGTTGGAGGTGGTGCACCTGTACTCGCCGCTGTCCCGACTCTGTTCAGTGTCTCTCACTGTCAGATTGGCCCACCCGGATGTCCTCAGCAGGGTGTACTTGGACGTGTCTTGCACCCCCACGCCATGATTGTTAAACCAGGTGATTTCATTGACTGGCAGGTAGTTGGCTCTCAGGTTGCAGGTAAGCTGCACGTCACTTCCCTCATACACCGACACGACTCTTCGCTGCGTCAGCAACACTGGGGCCTCTGTGTGTGACAGACAGTGCAGGAATGAGCTCATCAGACCATCAGATCTTATTCGCGTTGCATGCTGGGACTGCGCACGCACCCAGGGTGAGCCTGCAGGTTTTGATTTGGAGTTGAAGAGGGTGCTTGGCGTGGCAGGTGTAAGGTTTCCCACTGCGAGCTGTACCGTAACCAAGGATCAGAATGTTGGAGTTTTCTTCTCCTTGTTTGCCGTGGCCACCGGGACCCTCCCACCACACCAAGGCTTTCGGGGCCCCGCCTTCCCATGAGCAGGACAGCATGAGATACTGCTTGTTGTTGGTCACGTAGGCAGAGCAAACAGGTTCTCCTGACGGGACGTCTAGAAAAAGCAACACCTCAGAGGTTTAGAAAACCAAAAGCGAGCTGGCATTACTGCGTTTGGATATTTGTTCTCTTACAGCTGCGCATGTGGCACTTCGCTGGCTCTCGTAGTGCACGATGGGAGCCTTTGCATGTGAACAAACTGTTGTTTGAAGTGAGGGCTCCAGAGGGCAGCAGAAGGGACGTGCTGCTTGGAGAATTAGCCTCCTGGAAGAAGTCAGGCTCATCCTCTTGCACTGCACGTACAAAGTCACCGGCCCAATTGAGAGTAGGAGACGGGAATCCACCCGTCCAGGAACATTGAAGTCTCAGAGAGGTGTGGTTCAACGCTGGCTCCAAGGAACAGGAAGGGGAGCCATCGGGTGGGTCTAGGGTGacaaaacacaaagtgacaagctAGTGATCTAGTGAATGGGAGTTCTATGAGCCACTAAAGGGGAGTGGTCACACTGATTCAAAATGAGCTACAAGAGTAAAGTGCCCTTCattatgaatgtggttaatttgTTTCTTGGCTCCTTTTGGGTCTCTTAGTCTTAACTAAGCCTGGTATAAGCTCCACAATTTAACTGAACCGTCCTCTGATGTCTACTTCTTGTTGGAAAGCTCACTCTGCCATGAAGctttaaccatctttaaatgcttTATCTTGTCTGTTGTTCAATGATCTTAACAAGCACCTAATTTCAACCGAAGAGCAAATTTCCAGCAAATGCAACCCTGAAGCACAAAAGTGGGTCTAATCACTAACATTGTCCCTAAAGAAGCCACTGGCATTTTTTAAAGAGTGTTTGATACAAAATTCAGGAAAAGAGATGATTCAATAGATTGAATGACAAGCAGCAGCCTCGTAGAAGACTAAAGCTTGCCATGGCTGTGACAACACAGCGAGGTACCTGCCAGAGAGTCCCATCACCTCCCCCGACGTCCCAACAGGTCTGCAGCACCTCCAAACTCTGCTGTATGAGTGTGTGGCTATGTGTGTGGGGAAAGTGCATTCTCAGTATGTTTTGAAGTCAAGAGCACAAGGTGGAATAGAAAAGGCAAACAAGGTTTCTGTTTTACACTGAAAGCAAGAGAAGAGGTTGAGAGTGAGAGGTTTGGGCTTTAAGATGGAATTAAAAAGCGATTGGGTTTCTTTTTGAAGCTGAAAATGTCAAGTCTGAGTAATATTATCTCCACTCTGTCATTTTCAGAGAAGCACAGAGTCCTGAGAACAGGGTTCGGCAGAAGGTGACGATGCACAGTCAAACTCACAGTAGACAGTCAGGCTGATAGTTTTCTTGGAACGTGTGTTGAGGTAGGTGTTCTGTGCCAGGCAGGCGTAGTCGCCAGTGTGCATGCGAAGGACCTTGGTGATGGTGTACTGCGGCCCAGTGTAGACTTGGGAGTTGTTGTAAAACCACACGTACTGACTGGACGGGTTGGACTGGGCTTGACACAGCAAGGAAACGGTTTCTCTTTCCAGGGCCGAGTATCCCCTCTCAGTTATGCTGAATGGTGTAACATCTATTTGGGGAATATCTGGGCCGactgtggacagaaaacacacaaaatcagataAGAAGGTAGTAAAAGTGATATGAGCAGAACAAGTATCCTTGAACAAACTTCATCTATCTTGATCTGTGAAGGTATCCTTGAACTATCTCTACAATatgaacagaaaaatataattaaccAATGTCTTTGTTTTCTGATCTAACTTGTGAGCTTAAAGTTTCACTTTCCTTATTGTATATATCTATTGTCTAGGGTGGTCCCCCTTGCCACTATCTGTGTCAACCAAACCAATGTCATTTTTGGAGAACAAGTGGCCTTGATGCCTGTAGAAGAAGGAAGAAAGAAATGTTCCTGACATGCCATCATTGACCaattaaagtttttttcaacaaagaCTCACAGATAGTGTCTAGCCAGAGCCGGTTGGAGGTCTCGCTGTTGACTGCGTTGCTGGCCACACAGCGGTACCAGCCGGTGTGGTTGCGGTTGACATCGGTCACGTTGATGGTGCTGCTGTTGCCCCTTGCAAAGGCGGTGATGTTGCCATTGCGCGTCTCATGTTGCCACCTATACTGGACGGGCCCTGTTCCATTATCCAGGTTACAGCGCATCCACATTGTAGATCCTTCCACTGGGGAGACATCGCTCATCAGCAGGTAAGGCTTACTGACGGGGACTGTGTGCAAGACATGGTTGCATTAGAAGCCATTCTTCATATCTATCCAAGCCCTAGTGTTCTGTATTCATGAGTGCAGGGAGTCTTACCTCGCACAGTGAGGTGCACGTAGTAAAAATAGACGATGGGCTCCTCTTCAATATCGTAGAAGGCCTGGCAAGTGAACAAGCCATGAGCGGCTAGCGGCAGCTTCTCTATACTCAACGCTGCGCTCCTTGTGATGATGGTCAGCTTTCCGAGCGTCTGGGCCAACTTCTGTATCCTCGGTCCTTTCCCCAAGTCATAAACCACAGCTTTGATCGCTTCAGTGCCAGGTTTGGTGAAGCTCCATATGTACATATCAGGTAAAGTGGAACCACATTCCAGAATCACGGCTTTACTCACTACCCCAAACACGCTGGCATCTCGGTAGATCACCTCCCCATTGTGTTTGATCTCCACACCTGTGAGAGGGAGAGGACACACCAACGACGTGCATTAAAATATGTGCCCGAGAGAAACCGAGATGGAAAAGAAGATGGTGGTATCATGTCTCCTGCCAGTGTTCAGTTTCAGGATTTATTACATAGCAAGTTTCAACACAGAATTTCTCATGATAGATAACCACAATCAGCTCACAGTCAAAAAACACAGATATTAGGTTGGTTATTCcgcttttatttacaatatcaACAGTTTGGGTTAGCTTGAAATttgattcatgtgtttttgcatttaaaaaaaagagaagtttTTATTACAGATGGACGATATTATGATGTTCTAGCTCTCTATCCTGatctgttctcctctttctgtccactaaccccaacctgtcgaggcagatggctgccacctttgagcctggttctgctggagatttattccCGTTAAAAGGGAAGTTTTTcctccccactgtagctgatgcatgttcatgtggaattgttacgtttttttcttaagaatttaaTATTGTGAGattactattgttgtaatttgcgctatttaaataaagttgaattggaTTGAATTACCGGATGATATTAGCAACAAAATGTAACATCAGTTACATTGGTATTGGTTTTTccacaaatattgaaaaaattatGTGTGCCATTGTTTGAGACAACAGACGCATAAAAACGAATATTCCATAATTTAGAATAcatattcttattttgcacagttgTTGTTTATTCATGAAAAACATCCATTGTGGCGTTGCATTAAAAGTAGCCTTAACCTGTCATTTCGATGGACATATTATGTTATGTGACCTAAAAATAGGTTTAGTGGAGGGGGTTTAAGTATATATAGATAGAGGAAATttagtgtaaaaacaaaaaaaaacaacctaactAATATCAAACATCCCTAGTTTCAATACTAAGATCCATGTTGGCAACATTCACAAATACCAACTtatttgtgtatgtattttatgTTGCGTTTCAAATTGGGATAAAAACGACTTACCATTTGCTGTAAACGTGATcagagttgttgttgttagatACGCTAAAGCCAGCCCTAGCAGTTTGGCCACCATGGTATCATGATGATCCTGAATCCAACAACGTCTGCACTGCAGAAAATGTGACTCTAGATTCCTAAAATACACTCCTCGATTCTCCAAATTTCTTTAAATCCCGAACCTATCGCTCCGATGGTTCAGAATCCGGTTGATAGTAGTGACTTGGTCTGACTGAGAGTATAGGAAGAAACGGCGGGTCACTAAACTGATTTGGGCTTCattattcatgtgtttttcctTTCTCTTTTTCCCTCCAtccctctttctttctttctttctgctgcagGTTTAGAATAACACAGTGATACAGTGCTCATCTATTAAACAAGACGCATGGGTGCACGGGTTAGCGTTACACACACTAGCAAACAAACACCTGCACAGTAACTAATGCACTCAAACTAACACACACATTCCTTCACATGTGACTTCCATAATCATGTTTTAcaattcaaacttttttggctcaagaatTTGCTCGGAATatgtgaaaaaataactatagagcataatgacagaattaatgagtgataacacacatttgaaagtggaatgaaacagtatttagtggctcctgaaaagatttatttctatagtttttataatttacggtcatctccctccttcTGTGAGACCaaaactgacccttgtattttcatttcatgttctaatcatcattttgtgtgttttttggtttcattttgtgtattttgttgttgtttgtctttttatttttattattcagtatatgtttctattattttgtgtgtatttttttgttgtttttgtgtgttgttggtattatttgaattattccATCTCAGTGTTTAttgtgtcgtttggttgtttcttttgtcgttttgtatgtttctctggtattttagtgtatttcgtAGTGATCttatgtattttctttgttgttgttttgtttaagtTTTCCCTCGTAgtgaatgtgtttttggtgtcatttgttgtttgatgttgtttgtctgttttttttttattaacattatagttttctcttattttgtgagtttttgttgtcattttgtgagttgctggtaaaatgtagcatgattatcatttttaactaaagtgtCACATAAAAGGCTTTGGGTTCACGACTCAACCGCAAAAGTGCATCGAAAACAAAGAGATTAGGAAAGATTAAAGGGTTGCCACAtctttctttgtctttgttttgtgtattttcaagattaaaaatatcaaatgtTTCCCACAAACAATATATTAGGAAGTGGTTGCACGTGTTGTTTGAACAATAGAAGTTCAAGTTAATTCTGTGCGGACATTTCTATCCCAAAGATTCACGATTCTAATTTTAAAGGTCACTCAAAGATTGAAAGGCCGGAGTGGACTTTACTGATTGGATTAGGATTAAAAAAGATTTTCAAACTAACATTCAACCATGTCAAGCTCAGGTAAACAAGATTGTGCATATCTAGGCTTTCTGCTCAGCCCTATTGGTAAACACCATGGAGGCATAAATGGTAACCGGTGGCAAAAAATCGTCCAAAAccagcaaaaatgtggcaagaaaatagtgaaaagtgactaaagtgggcaaaaaaaagaggaaacaggtggtatgtcaTGTCAAAGTGTAGCTTAAATTagcaaatgtggcaaacaatagtgaaaaagggcaaaaatgtggaacaaaaagagacaaaatgtaggggaaaaaaggaaacaagtgttattttttgGGCAAaggttagcttatttggatgaaaagtggccaaatttttttttaagaaaagacaaagtgtcaaaaataacttgcaaaaattaacaacaaattggaaaaatatcattttatgagcaaaaagttgctaaagtctgaaaaaagtgtcaaaacaatttgaaaaggggcaaaatggccaaaggaaataaataaaaaaggggttaaaaagtttttaataataatacttaaattaagacataaagagccacatgttgagcatcactgccttaataacagcttttacATGGTGTCaatgataatgtagtgggctggtctggatagaGAATGCCAGGGCTGGTCCCCAGTATGTGACTGATGGTTTCTTCACACGGTGAGACGTAAGAAAGGGGAGGAAGGATGGTTAAGTGGAGATGTGCGTATGTAATGTGAGACGTGTGTCATGAATGAATGTAGTAGGACAGAGATCAGTTTCTTTTACTCAGCAACAAAGAGAAGACATGTaagggtcctaaatcagctgtaaaatacaataaaaaccattatcatctcatttctttagttactaatttaatcattattgtgcttgcacttccacatataaatacattataaaatatgtatggcACTGTTAATATCAAATCGTTAAGTGACGGGAATCAGTCccagcaggatcttcactttcaatttatttgattttgtgacccatttatatgtaatttaGGGAAATTCTGTGTAATAACTTGAAGTAAATGGAAGGATTTGGGagaaattgagagttcttttaataatttaagaTTAAAATTGATTGCCATAGGTTTTGTTGAATATGTGTATTATTTTAGAGATATCTAGCTGAGACATTTACAACTGAATacgttggtaatttacacaatgattcataatttttttgactttattactttctcctgcaaTCCTAATTGGATACTCTaaagcagtttttctcaaatgggggtacgcaatggcactacaggggtactagagagagagagagagagagagtggaaaatgaacaaataaagtcacTGGAAGTGATAAAaacctatagaaataaatatattcaggcaccatatgctgtaaaaaaaaaaaaaaaaaaaactcaatataagtatctgagctcaaacataatcaaaaactaattctagaaaaaaaatatatctttggggtcgccagaaattccagatatcaaaatggagtcacgatccaaaaaaaaaatactgttcctttccacctatttacaaaatgagattctttaaaatgtgtagttgaacaaaggggggtacttggattcagaaataagttcaattcacttcaaacatgtttgattttgcaaacagtttttctgtaatttaaaggaattttgtggaattgtgtgtgagaaattgcaagatttgtggaaaaattgagacaatttgcaatttaaaatcactgtatttatgtgatataaacaaaggaaaaatgcaagcccctaaaaaatattgtggagtaggtgaatttgagatatttacaactggattatttggtaatttacacaataattcatgttttctcttgtcatttttaactttctcctacGGGCCCAATCGGATGCTCTAgggggccggatttggtcccccgggtcttgagtttgacacgtgtgtcatagacaaaagaacagaaaagaaGGCAGAAAAACCTAGAAAAGAGAATATGGAGAAAGCTGTTCTTACCTCTGTGTCAATCTGTCAAATTAAAACTCCCCGGTTGAGAGAATATTACCACTACCTATTTTCATGAATGAATATAGTTTATTAGGAGAAATCCAGAAGTAAAGCCGTTTAATATTCAGCCAAAGAAGAGCAGATCCAGTGCAACAAGCTGCAATGCTAAAGGGCCACAGGCTGCTCTAAAATCCTGCTGGTGACTCAATATCATGCAACACTTTTCAGTGTGAGCAGTCATTGTGTCATGGAAACATGCAGATGGAAATAGGGCAGAAGTCTGGACTCAGTGAAAGTTAGCTATAGCCTCAAAAGGTAAAGCTTGAGCCTCTATAAAGTCCACATAGAGGTGGACATGGTAGATTTATATCCTGATCTTTGGTGAGATGAGTACTCTTTGTGTTGGAAGTAATGTATTATTCACAGTCTTACATAAGTTTGTTTAAGTCGGCATGAATCcaggctatatatatatatatatatattgtgtccATTCAGTGTAGAGACGTTGTAGAATTGTGTgttattattgatatattgaataatttaaTGTACATATACATTGTGAGTAATATCTTACTTTACATGATCTTCTGTGAGCATGTTGTGGTTTGTGATCGCTCTCAGGATGCAGGCGGCTTGTGTTCCCACTGTGGTATTTTGTGAGATAAAtgaccaaaatgactccaaaaacatacaaaattacaggaaaacacacaaaaaggagaACATAAactactctaaaaacacacaagataaataactggaaaatatacaaagcgacaacaaaaatgacaacaaaatgattttagaaacacacaaaacaagaaaaaattacagaatgacagaaaagtacactaAACAACATCAGAAATGACACCAAcagcacacaaaaaatacagaatgacagaaaaatattagAAACAACAGAATTGACtctatgaaacacacaaaacaacaacaaaacatacagaatgacagaaaaatatacaaaaagacaagagaaatgtctctaaaaacacacaaaacaacaaaaaatatacagaattccaaaaaaaaaaaaatacaaaacgacatcaaaaattactccaaaaacacaaaaagcaaaataaaatacagaatgacagaaacatttacaaaatgacaagaaaaatgatatcaaaaacaaaaaacaacaaaagatactgctgaaagaaaaatgtacaaaacaacaacaaaatgactccaaatacacactaaaaacatacagaatgacagaaaaatatacaaaacatcaaACATAAATAGGCAAGATTACTCCAGAAGTGCACAAAAAGATacaacacaatacaacaacaaaaatgacaaaaacacaaaacaataacagaaacacacaaacccattgttttttcacaatggtttttatttaactgCTAAAAATGCAAAGTTCATCCAACAACCAGTGTCAATGAATACTAGACCACAAAGACCACAAATAGAAACATCACAGTCCATAAAACATCttcaacaaataaaaagctTTCGTTTCTTTACAAAAATGATAATTTGATACAAAATACAAGGACGGTAGAAGAATTACATCAAAACTGGACCAAGAAGTAACATCTGCTGTTTCACAGTAAAAAAGCCTGTGGAACAGCTGCTTCACTCTATCTTTAGTGTCAACAAACACAGGATAACAAGAGTTGGCATCAGAGATGAAGATAAACTTTTTAaagtttgtctttttaaaaaaataataaaaacagaaaatgcccAAGAGGAGAAAAGGAAGGAGTCAACCACATTGAGATAATCCCATTGAGTCAGATGTAATCCAatacaatttacattttttttctccaatgcAATTCGATTCACAATCCTCTAacccacgtgtcaaactcaaggcccgggggccaaatctggcctttaGAGAATCCAATGTGGCCcaaaggagaaagtaaaaatgaaaaatgacagagaaaacatgaattattgtgtaaattaccaaataatttagttataATTCACCTACTCAACAATAATTTTAGGGCCTTTTACTGTTTATATTACATTAATTTGTTTGAACTTTGAACATTGTTTAGAATAACTTaatttttacacaaatcttgcaatttcttacAACCAATTCCacaaattcctctaaattacacaaaaattggttgcaaaatcaatattttttgaagtgaattgaactgatattgagaACTAGAACACAATCATTTTAAACTGATCCGTAATTGGCCCctgaatgagtttgacatcctaAAACAGAGGTGTCAagctcattttagtttaagggCCACATACAACCCAGTTTGACcagaaaaatccatgtttttgaaaaggaaaaagcacaaatttaaacaaaatccTGAATGTTAAGCAATCCTTGACTTGGCAACAAATTTGTTCCTCGAAATTTGCGATGTAATTTGTCAGAATT carries:
- the vsig10l2 gene encoding V-set and immunoglobulin domain-containing protein 10-like 2 isoform X2, yielding MVAKLLGLALAYLTTTTLITFTANGVEIKHNGEVIYRDASVFGVVSKAVILECGSTLPDMYIWSFTKPGTEAIKAVVYDLGKGPRIQKLAQTLGKLTIITRSAALSIEKLPLAAHGLFTCQAFYDIEEEPIVYFYYVHLTVRVPVSKPYLLMSDVSPVEGSTMWMRCNLDNGTGPVQYRWQHETRNGNITAFARGNSSTINVTDVNRNHTGWYRCVASNAVNSETSNRLWLDTIFGPDIPQIDVTPFSITERGYSALERETVSLLCQAQSNPSSQYVWFYNNSQVYTGPQYTITKVLRMHTGDYACLAQNTYLNTRSKKTISLTVYYPPDGSPSCSLEPALNHTSLRLQCSWTGGFPSPTLNWAGDFVRAVQEDEPDFFQEANSPSSTSLLLPSGALTSNNSLFTCKGSHRALREPAKCHMRSYVPSGEPVCSAYVTNNKQYLMLSCSWEGGAPKALVWWEGPGGHGKQGEENSNILILGYGTARSGKPYTCHAKHPLQLQIKTCRLTLEAPVLLTQRRVVSVYEGSDVQLTCNLRANYLPVNEITWFNNHGVGVQDTSKYTLLRTSGWANLTVRDTEQSRDSGEYRCTTSNAVGGTDVNITLVVKRYPMPPNATLLRAAYNSRQRMEVDLEWQVQNEEQGGWTGFLLEQRWVSEKPGRRTSNDSSKEEGNSWNGRTSTPSWSHIFLQDPDVRIHTVGRLTPTVTYQFRIRPVNHRTIGHPSAAKTPGERLTHTHTHTHTITRAHIHDSFPPSAHPSLPST
- the vsig10l2 gene encoding V-set and immunoglobulin domain-containing protein 10-like 2 isoform X1; its protein translation is MVAKLLGLALAYLTTTTLITFTANGVEIKHNGEVIYRDASVFGVVSKAVILECGSTLPDMYIWSFTKPGTEAIKAVVYDLGKGPRIQKLAQTLGKLTIITRSAALSIEKLPLAAHGLFTCQAFYDIEEEPIVYFYYVHLTVRVPVSKPYLLMSDVSPVEGSTMWMRCNLDNGTGPVQYRWQHETRNGNITAFARGNSSTINVTDVNRNHTGWYRCVASNAVNSETSNRLWLDTIFGPDIPQIDVTPFSITERGYSALERETVSLLCQAQSNPSSQYVWFYNNSQVYTGPQYTITKVLRMHTGDYACLAQNTYLNTRSKKTISLTVYYPPDGSPSCSLEPALNHTSLRLQCSWTGGFPSPTLNWAGDFVRAVQEDEPDFFQEANSPSSTSLLLPSGALTSNNSLFTCKGSHRALREPAKCHMRSYVPSGEPVCSAYVTNNKQYLMLSCSWEGGAPKALVWWEGPGGHGKQGEENSNILILGYGTARSGKPYTCHAKHPLQLQIKTCRLTLEAPVLLTQRRVVSVYEGSDVQLTCNLRANYLPVNEITWFNNHGVGVQDTSKYTLLRTSGWANLTVRDTEQSRDSGEYRCTTSNAVGGTDVNITLVVKRYPMPPNATLLRAAYNSRQRMEVDLEWQVQNEEQGGWTGFLLEQRWVSEKPGRRTSNDSSKEEGNSWNGRTSTPSWSHIFLQDPDVRIHTVGRLTPTVTYQFRIRPVNHRTIGHPSAAKTPAEPRYNMYPAVIGSAIGGMLFAAILTVLLLIFIIRNRNNNPRLHDMLFGLQHSQSRENINFPEDEVVADSEEIDTSPSPGPTILPRAASPLTPTPRGASPTPGSQAPPPGDGDEPVSVTITVKATGS